In Desulfovibrio sp., the genomic window TTGGCCTGCGCGCAGCGCTCGGCCCCAAGGCCGGGACGCCGCACATCGTAGCCCGGCCACAGGCTGCCGCCCAGTCGACTGTGCCACCAGAAGAAATGCGGCGCGTCCTGCGGCCCGGTGCTGCGCGCAAGCAGGCTCGCGGCTTCGGCCTCCAGCGCCTGCGGCACAGTGGCCGCAGCAAAAAAATGCTCCTTTTCGGGAAAGGCCGACCGCCCCACAAACAGCGGAGGCTGCAACCTCGCGGGCAGGTCTGCAAGCTCGCGCCACATGTGCGGGGCCACGGCCAGCGGCAGATGGTAAACCCGCTCCGCGCCCTGCTCTTTCAGCCCATCCACAAAACCGGCATCTGTCACATAAATATGGGCATCCTGCCACCAGGGCAGCTTCACCCCCGAAAGTACATGCCAGGGATTATCCACAAACCACAGGGCCACAGGAATGCCCATGGCCCGGCATAGGTGAAAAATGCGCCCTTCGGCATCCATCCCCCGCAGGTTCACCGAAAGCAGCAATTCGGGATTGCTGCCCTGCAAAAAATCACGCCAGTTTGCAGTAAAGGCATCCCCGGCGATACTGCCTCCCCCAGTTCGGGTTTGCGGCTGGGGCAGATTTTCCAAAACCGGCCCAAGGCCGCACAGGGCAAGGGCATAGCGCAATTCCTGATGCAGCAGCTGCCCGTCATTGCCCGGCAGCAGCACAGCCCTGCCCACGGCATTCCGAGCGGGCAGAGGTGCAGCTGCGCTTTGCGCGGCATCAATCCTGCCCAGCACCGGCCCCCAGAAATGGGGATCAATCCGCAGCCCAGGCGTGTAGACATGGCAGCGGCAAGAGGCGGCCAGTTCCACAGCCTCATGTACGCTGACAGCACGCCAGCTTGCAGGCAGGCATGCGCCCGGTTCAATCCCCGCCTGCGGCATGGCCTGCTTATCAGCTGGTTCCCGTGCCTGCTGGATTGCACTGGCAATACGTGGAGATTCCAGCCAGTAAACTTCACCGGCACCCGCCAGAAATGGCAGATTCCAGGGTTGCCCCGGCCCCAGCCCCAGAAGCAGAACAGCGTCGCCATTGCCCCGGCAGCTCCAGGCTTCCGGGCCATCGGGCAGGCTCATGCTACGCCCAGAAAAATCGGGCAGGCTCACCCTTTTGGGACGTGTATTTTGCTCGGCCATGACTCCCCCGGAACTTTCACCAGCTTCAAGTACAAACGTGCGATGACACCTGCCGCAGATTCTCATAAAAAAACCCCGCCGCGGCAAGCTGACGGGGCATATGGTCAATGTTGGTTGAGGCTTATTGTGGCCTGCTCCTGCCAGAATCGCAACTCCAGGCCCTGCAACAATATTATTGGGTGCCGACAGTCGCGCCAGCGATTTTCAACCCGCCTCTCAGCGCGCCGTCAAGATCCCCTGCTTCAAACTACTTGATGACGCCGCAAGCTATGCGGGCACCGCCGCCGCCAAGAGGCGCAGGCTGATCGGAGTAGTTGTCGCCACCGGCATGGATCATGAGTGAACGGCCCTTGATATCCTTGGTGGTCAGATCAGCCACATGCAGCTTGGCCTTTACAGTCTGCTGGGCATCGGCAGTGATAAGGGGC contains:
- a CDS encoding DUF3880 domain-containing protein, which codes for MAEQNTRPKRVSLPDFSGRSMSLPDGPEAWSCRGNGDAVLLLGLGPGQPWNLPFLAGAGEVYWLESPRIASAIQQAREPADKQAMPQAGIEPGACLPASWRAVSVHEAVELAASCRCHVYTPGLRIDPHFWGPVLGRIDAAQSAAAPLPARNAVGRAVLLPGNDGQLLHQELRYALALCGLGPVLENLPQPQTRTGGGSIAGDAFTANWRDFLQGSNPELLLSVNLRGMDAEGRIFHLCRAMGIPVALWFVDNPWHVLSGVKLPWWQDAHIYVTDAGFVDGLKEQGAERVYHLPLAVAPHMWRELADLPARLQPPLFVGRSAFPEKEHFFAAATVPQALEAEAASLLARSTGPQDAPHFFWWHSRLGGSLWPGYDVRRPGLGAERCAQANRTRWLLAAGAGGSGGPRVIGDEGWKALLPGADILPPIDYYTTLPDCYAQTLAVLNVTSLLMPHSLSQRHFDVWASGGLLLSDATRGLEIFPDELVDPMRLHGPDDFMNRCAWLQAHPAGALDLRRAWREHLRAVHGYEHRILRIIETLA